AATGTCTCTGTCAGTGGAGAGACGTACCATTCACAAGTTTCTTCACCGGAAATAAATTGATTGCTCCGTAGAGACTTCCATCTTCTTTTAGGAAGGAAATCTGGGACATAAAAGTTTTCTCAAATAAATAGACCACCACTTGTTATCAGGTAATAAATTTGGAAGTATCTGCAATAACAATTGCTGGGAAATAAATCCAACTTTACGGGGAACCATAAACAGGTTCTTGTTGAGGAGACTAGGTCTCCAACTGCGCAAAATAAATTCACTTCCAATTCAAGATTCACTGATTCAAATAAATCACATATGTTGGAGACAAAGTTCAATCCAATAAGGAGTTGGAGAGAGACATTCAAACAAGATATTTCCCAATGaggaacaagctcaaattggGGTTCATCCTATCTTAAGATAGATAAATAAGCTAAAACAAAATCTTCTCATGAGAATCAAACTCTTTGGGGAAACACAAGGATATGTATCTTTGTGCCTAAAACTGACGCTTAAATGAAGGGAGTAAAGACATCACTCGGGGAATAATCATAATAAATTTCTCATATCAAAAGGATGCAAACAATGTGCATGTATGTAGATAAAATATGAATGGatgaatgaatgatatgcatatgctaacaaGACAGACATAAAGAGATGACCATATTGAGGATGATAACACTGGGGTATAACCAGGTACCTAGCCAATTGTCGATAACATCTTCTATAGAGGTATAAACTCACTGGGGAGAGAGAGAACACTCTCAAATAAATCTTCAAAATCAAAGGGATTCATTTCGAGAAGAAAAACCCATTGAAAAGGACACATTTCGAGAAGAAACCATGCACCTAGCCGGAGACACTTGTATCAAAACTTAGTTGCTTCATGGCGATAACTCATAAATGCTTGGTTCCACACTTTGAGGACTAACTTCCTAGGGGTCAAGGGTCAACATTTCCTTTCGTATTCAAGAGTTTTAAgaaaatgttttttctttttcattttgaaagTGTGATTTTAACGTTGTTTCAAATCTGTttaatggaatggtagtctgCGAACGGCATGACTCCATGGAGTATTACAAAACTTTTTAAATGGTAACTTAAAGGGAAATGTTACATCAAAATACAATGATCACTATtatccctaacaactttgaataTCGAGCGTGCGTTGACGTCGGCTGAAAGTCTTGAGAAGGCATCTTCAGAATGGTCAAGTCATACCAGATATGATTACTTGCCAAGTTGCCATAATCCCTAACTTTTGTATAGATTGTCTTTGCAGGTTTTTAATCTATCGGCTAAAATTGTATTCGACTAATCTATTGATTACATCCGATTTTGACTGTGGCGAATCTTACATCATGCTTAacacaaaaaattatatatttaataggtTTTTCTTGAGTTGATGTATTATAAAAGTTGCAAGCTAAACTTGAGATAAAAGCTTGTGGCATGAACCTATCATAAAGACTTAGTTAATAGTGGAAATCTCAATGTGCTATCGTTGGAGACTAGGCGTAggctttgtttattttaattgaatcaagataaaacaagTGTGTTATTTTGTTATTCCTTTAATTTTTACTTTTCTCGTATTCGTTTATCtattaatttcttcttcttctctctacttaaaatcaatttaaaaacctTTTATATAATCATGTTTTTGAAAACTTATTTATATCACAATTCACCCCTTTTCTCCCTACACCTCATCCCTCTCGTTTTCTTGAAATCACTTGGTTAACAAATATAATGGTCAATCCAACATTTTCCAATGTCAGTTGGGAGAACTAGAGCAAgtcttaaaaaaatgaaattgcaTGATTTAAAAATGAATCCAACCAAATGTGTGTTTAAGGCATCAACTTAAACTTCTTGAGTTTCTTGGTAAATATCAAGGGGGGTGAAGTGGACAAGAACAAAACTAAGACCATCGTGGATGCTAGCACTAAGAAGAAGTTGGCAAGTCTAAGAAGAAAGTGGTAAGTCTCTTGGgaaaaatatttttcatgattGCTCAAGTTGAAGAATTCATAAGAAATTGTATAGGAATCCGATCAACAAAAAGTTACCTATCAAATAAAAGAAGTTTTAGAAAATCTGtttattttgattcaccttgTGATAAATACACATATAATATTTACAATTTTAAATTTGGATGCAGTCTACTCAACTCTAAAAAATCTATTTATAAACTTTTTTGACGTTACCTCTGTTGTAATTATTATAATAGTtgttctaaaataaaaaaataagtggATTTGAAAAATGACAACACTTCATGAACTGTTGCAGAATGAAACTATGCAATTCTTGAAGTGTATTGTTGTAGGCCAATCATTGTGACTTTTGGTAAAAGAGATTGTTTCACCaagctaccttgtgaaacaatatcaaTGTGGCCTATAAATAATTCATTCCGAATTTAGAAAATCACaacaaaaaatcagaaaattcTCTTTAATCAATTCTaaacactcttcgctacattcgagttttcatcCGTCTTGTGCAAACTCaagaaggctgaattatcctcggtattcctgcgtagaaactctAATACAATTTAAGAGtacttgaaatactataaggaaagtgattccgttcatAATTCTAGCTTCCATGCAtttgattaaaattatttttctaacaatcttatagtatTTCAAACAATTGGTTATCGAGGTTTTAGTTTCAAATATCAAAGAGAAAAACTCAAGGCATAATACAAGACGATTCAGCATCATGGATTCGGGTAcgtttttattattgtttcaaATTGGAgtactaaaaaaattataatatcaaGGTTTAAATTGATAATTTTCTAACAAATGATATCTAAACTGAAGTTATTGAGATTATCATTTTTTGGTAATGATTATTTTTGTAATCAATATGAtattcaaaatatataaatatatttttccaCTTTTTGCATGAATTTGCTTATtctgcatgcaaaagaaataatttGAAACAATGATGTATCATGCATTTGGAAAACATActgattttaataataatgataCTGTGCTAATATTACATTCAGAGAAAAATTTCGAATATGGTGGAACACAACAATGAATGTTATGTAGAAACACAAAATTGGCACATTAATGTGAGTATTAGAAAGCCAACGGTCATTTGGTTTCAAACCGATGCAACTCACATCAAAGGGCGCAGATGATCACAACTATGTCATTAGAGCAATGTATCGTTTTGAATAAATTTTGAACAGTGATATATGTTGGCTAAAAAGTTACAATGTAACATAAGATTTACCCACCGAATCACCAAATTTATTgtttttgattttaaatttgaaaatatataaaCGTTTATTTTCAGgtgaaaaatttaatataaaagggtgcacaattaaatttatatcaattttaaaattCTATGTGATTTTAAATTATCATTTTGTGATTAATTTGTGGCTCAACTTTTATAGAGAAATAtacactcaattttttttatgGTGAAGGcacataattatttttttggagcaaatatatatatatatatatatatatatatatatatatatatatatatatatatatatatatatatatatatatatatatatatatatatatatatatatatatatatatatatatatatatatatatatatatattccaaaaaAACAAATGAAGTACAAGCTGATCCAATGGATCCAAGCCTCTAGATGACATAAACACAAGATTACTTAGAGATCATTACAAAACACCCTAAGCTTCCTATCCATATGCGCCCTAGCACAGATAACTTCCTTGATGTCTTGGATATTAGTTCACTATCAGTGCCCTGGAAAACTCTCCTGTTCCGAGCACACCAGGCATAGTAAATAGTTTCTGCAACACAAATTCTCATCAGCTTGGCTTGCTGACTCTTGCCTTTGCTTCTAATCATATGATCCATTGCAACTCATTCTTCCAATCATGAGGGTTATGGTCAATATGGATCCAGTTAAGGACCCGGTTCCACAGCGCGAAAGTTTCCCTGCAAGCAAAAAACAAATGGCTGCAAGTTTCAGCTTCCCCACAGAAAAGACATTTTCCATCAGTGATAGTGCCAAATCTATTCAACCTGTCTTTCATATTTAATCTCTGAGGGAAAGCCATCCACATTACAAAAATGGCTCTAGGCCTAGCCAAGTTATTTCTCATTAAGTTCCTCCAAGGCACAGTCGGGTTAGGGCCTTTTAGCTCTCTATCCATGCTACTGGTATGATAAAAGCCTGTTAACTCAGCATTTTTCCATGCTTCAACATTCATCACTGCTAGTTTATGTTTGAAGAGAGCTCTGATGATCCATGAAGTTGTCACCTTGGGCATATAATCAGTAACATTGGCCCTCTTCATATAGTAGTGATGTACCCATGTAATCCATAGCCTGTCCTTCTTTTGGTAGAGATTCCACAACATTTTTCTCAATGTAGCTTTATTCCAAATTCCAAGGGCAGTGACATTCAATCCCTCCTCAGCTATAGGGTTGCAAATTTTCTCCCAAGAGATAGGAGCAGTTCTTCTTTTATCCTCTTGACCAGTCCAGAGGAACCTTCTGCATATTCCTTCTATGTGAGCAATTATTTTCTTGGACAGGGGAAAAATCTGGAGCCAATAGTTTGCTATGGAAAACAACACACTTTTAACTAATTGTAATCTACCTGCATATGGCAACAGTCTAGTGCACCAGTGGTTCAATCTATTCAGCATTTTATCTATCAGAGGTTAACAATTAACAATGGTGAGCTTCTTGCTATCAAGAGGCACTCCTAAATATTTAAAAGGCATAGTACCTATTTGAAATCCAGTTTCCTGCATCATGATATGCTGGTTATCTCTGTCAACACCCCTAAAGAAGATCTTACTTTTGGCTATGCTCATGTGCAGACCAGTAGCTTTGGAGAATTCCCTGACTTTGTCCATGACAAGTCTGATGGATGTGATATCTGCCCTAGCAAATAGCAGAATATCATCAGCAAAGCAAATATTCACAGTCTTCATTCTGGAACACTTAGGGTGAAATTTAAACTCAGGAATATCTTTCAGGGTTTGAAGCACTCTGTGGAGGTACTCCATAATTAGAACAAATAGCAGTGGGGATATGGGGTCTCCCTATCGCAACCCTCTCTTAGCCTTAAGGATATCACTTGGTTCACCATTTATGGAGAATCTGTAGGAAACTGAAGTGACACATGCCATGATCCATTGTACAAATTTGTAAGGAAACCCAAGAGCACACATAATTTGATGCAGAGCTGGCCATTCAACCGTGTCGTACGCTTTCTGAATATCCATCTGAATCATACACCTTGGAGACAGGTATTTCCTTCCATACCCTCTGATGAGTTCCTAGGCAAGCATAATATTATCATGGATTATTCTCCCGGGAATGAAGGCCGATTGGTTTTCATGGACAATAGAATTTATAACATTGGCTAGCCTTTTAGTCATGATTTTAGACAGGATTTTGTAGAAGGTGCTGCAGCATGAGATAGGTCTCCAATCCTTTATAGTCTTTGCCTCATTTGTCTTTGGTATCAGAGTGATAAGGGAACAATTTAAACCTTTGTGCATATTTCCAGTCCTGAAGAATTCGTGGATTGCAGGAGTGATATCAGATTTAACAGTCTGCCAAGACTCTTTAAAAAAATAGGCATTAAAGCCATCTATTCCTGGGGATTTGGAGTTACCAATTCCCTCTAATGCATCCCAAATCTCTTGTTCAGAAACTGGACTAATCAAGCTAATAGCTTCCTCTCTGGACAGAATTTTCCCTCCCATGACACAAGGTTTATCAATGTTGGCAATAGTACTAGAGGCAGTTCCTAACAGGTTAGTGTAAAAACCAATAATCTCTTTGGCTATGTCTTCCCTGCTAGTAAGAATCTCTCCATTCAAAGAAGTGAGAGAATGCATATTGTTATGCCTATGCCTTTCTCTGACAGAGTTGTGGAAGAATGTGTTATTCCCATCACCAAGCTTCAACCACTCAACCTTAGCTTTTTGTTTCAGAATGCATTCTTCCATCTGATTGAGCTCTAACACTCTATCAGACCTGCTTTTCACCAACTCCATAGAAGGGCAATCAAAAGGATTATTCTGCACCATTTTATGAGCCTCTTCAAGGTCATCTCTAGCTTTTATAATCTGAATCCTGATGTCACTGACCTCTCTGTGGAGAGGTTTAAGAGCCCTTTGAAGCTTCTTCAGCTTAGACCAGAGTTGTTGCATAGGAGTGCCCTGGACTCTTTGGTTCCAACAATTTTTAACAATATCATGATAACCAActttctttgtcacacaatttaAGAATTTAAATATGTGTTTCCTCTCCTGTTGAATTACCATATGCCTCACCCTAATGGGGGGAATGATCAAAGATGTGGGGAGGGAGAACTTCCACAACAACATCCTGATAAGTTTGGAACCAAAGGGTATTGCCAATAAGTCTGTCTATTCTGGAATAAATGGCCCCAACTGAGTGTTTTTTTGACAAAGTGTAATGAGATCCCTTGGTAGGGGCTTCAAAAAGACCATTCTTCACCATCATGTCCATCAAGTCCTTGTACTCGTTTATGGCCACACGGGTTACCACCAATCCTGTCTTTGCAAGTCAGAAATTTGTTGTAATCTCCCATCACAATCCAAGGCATGTGTATGTTATCACCTAACCTGTCAATGTGGTTCCATAATGTTTTCCTTTTCTCAGGTTGATTCATTGCATAGACAATAGTGGCAAGGTACTGAATCTTGTTATCCAGGTTCATAACTTCAATATGGATTAATTGCTCCTCTGCCATAAGTAACTTCATTTTCACTTCTTGATCATTCCATAACACCATATCCTCCCATTGTAATGATGAGTATAGTTATCAATGTAAGACCATTTATTGCCTAACTTCATACGAATTCTCTCAGCATTAGCTAACTTTATTCTAGTTTCCAATAAAGCAATAATAGGCACCTCTAAACTATGGAGGTAGGAGCTGACTTCCCTGTACCTAGCTTCTTTATTCATGCCCCTTACGTTCCATGTTGTGATCATTTGCATTTGCTGGTTTCCCCTACAAGATTAACTCCAATCCCAAGGGGTGTGAAGACATTTTGAACCACCATATCATCAGGAGGTGTTAAGACAATTTTCTTCTTAGCCTTATCATTCCTGTTGGAGCTGACTTGAGTCCAATTCTCATCACCCTCTtctttgtttttatcttctaCTTCAGTTCTTTTATCTTTGTGCTCAGGTTCCTTTGGTTTCTGTTGCCAAACTTTTTGGAGAGCTGTTACTTTCTTTGTGGCACAATCATGACCAATGTTCAGGCAAGTCTGGCAATACTTGGGTCGCCACTCATATTCAACTTTTTTCTCCCATTCCTTTCCACTATGGTCCCTAATGGTAATCGAATCTTTTACAGGTCTAGTGATATCCACTTCCACTAGGACCCTGGCGTAAGAAATTCGCAGTTTCCTCGCTGTGCACTCATCCGTAGTTATAGGGTTCCCCACAACACTAGAAATTTTTGATATACTCTTCTCCCCCCATAGGTATAGTGGTAGATTAAGCAAGGTAATCCAGAGAGGAAGCACACGGAGCAAGTCAGCCTTTAGTTCAAAATCAATGGACCAGTGTTTCAAGAAAATCAGTTTCCCATATATGAAGTATGGTCCTTGCTCCATAACCTTGCATTGGTCTTCATAGTCCTTGAAGCGAACAATGAAATAGCCTGCTTCATTGAAGTATAGTTCCGGAAGTGCTACGAAGTTCCAGGACTTCTCCATGAAGTTCTTCACAGCGTGCATAGATAGTGATTCACCCAGTGCGAAGAGAATTATCGTGTTCTCCCAATAGTTCAATTCATTCTCCACATCACTTTCTTCAATGATTATTTTCTCTTATCCGTCAACAATTTATGGGGCCACAAATTCAAATGCCATTCCtctattcaaattccgattcccctgGATGATCTCCACCCAAGGTTTCACATTTTGCGTTACCTTCTCCGGTGACTTCACCGTTTTTGGTATCGTTGTTACTAAGATCTTTATTACTTCTCCCACGGGTGAGGCAGTATGTTCCTTTAGTGCTGGTGTATCTGTTGTATGTACCACTGAGCTGGTGGGCGCCACCGCCGTGGATTTCGGCCGGCCGACGCGCAGTTTGGCTTTGGTCATCTAAACCCTAGCAGAGCACAGTGTTTAAATATGTGTAATTTTGTTTATAAGGcacataattatatatatatatatatatatatatatatatatgatgttcTAAATCCATGTATAATATGTTAAAAGCAATGTTTATTTTGtgacatatgcatgatttataaGTCATTCAAGAATGAGAATTTGAATGATTAAGAATATTGGTTTATAGTATATACTTGAATGTAAAATTACATGTTTGGGCTCAATGAGACTTATTATTATAAAGAATATAAAGGTGGATCATGGTTTATATAAACCTCTGAATTTGGAGTCTAATGTAACTATTGAATCCTGAGATGTGGAATTTTGAGAACCTTATCAAAGAGGATAAGAAATTTTAAGAACCTCGTGAGGAAGGTTCTCCATAGATTCTTGAAACACAAGCCAAAAGTTCGTCACTGATTGTTGAAAAATAACTCGAACTTAGAATAAGCAGAAAGTCTGAAAGGCTAAGGATCTAGAACCGAGCAAAATTATTTTTTGACTTATTTCTCGTGTGCAGAAGGAAATAGTAAGAGTTTTGTTCATAAAATTCtattattcttcaagtggaagatgatCCTAAGATTTACAAGGAATAACTTCAAAGGGCTCATccttttggcatgattttattcAAGACAAAATAGATTCATTAATGTCAAACCACAACTTGGAACTTGGAAAGGGGTGTTTAGaaggaagtatcatagtgatggtacattAAAAATCTACAAGGATAATGACCAAGGGTTTGGACAAAAGGAAGGTGTTGATTATTTCGACACATGTGAACTAGTAGCAAACACAGTGCaaattagagttttgtttgtatTAGTTTCTTTGCATAACCTTATAGTACATCAATTGGATGTCAAAATGACATTCCTAAATAgagatctcgatgaggagatttacatggagCGAATATAAAGGCATGTGCTTCCTGTTTATGAGCAAAAGGTGTGGAAGCTTGTCAATTCTTTGTGTGGATTAAAACAAGCATCGAAACAATGACATCACAAAGTTTGACTTTATCATTGCAAGACTCGCAAATTAAAAAGGAGACACACAACTTAGGGAGGGATTTTTGAATCTTATCAAAACACGAATTCAAAGagtttatcatcatcaaaaatggggagattgtgaagaatatatcttatatctagttttgatgagggaaaagattatcaaagaagaaaaggatcaaaagtgtcatgcacatcaTGATGAAATTGATCAAGAAGTTTTAGCAAAGAAATTTAAGTGAAGaatttgagagaagtgaacataactaagATACTCATTGCAGtttatattatactattttaaattgctcataatttcatctttcacttcatctaaaaaccttcttgcatcatcatgcatgattatcaAAAAACCGTTCTTCATCCGattcttgtgacaagtgtttgtacacaaagtggcgtgagaatattgtgatattcATTTGTCTCCATGTTGATTATATGATTAATCACTCGCAACGAGATGAATGGAATTTTATAAAGAAagaggtttctaacttccacattcaagatgaaagatctagGAGTAGTTGACACAATTTTGGGAATCAAAGTAATgtgaaaatagtgggggttatgaacttagtcaaatacactttgttgagaaagttattgataagttcaaactgtcacatttcaagaaagtgaatattcaatttgatcttagtttCAAAATAATGATGGAAGAGTTGTGGTCatattagaatacacaagtgaaattAGTCTTCTAGTATAATATACTATATCCGACATAACATTTGTaattagtaaatgagtagatttactagcaatccaaatggtgaacattggaaggccatcacaaggattttgattctcttttaaaaaccaaaatcttgacctccattatggtaggtttcctgccatattagaaggatataccaatatgagtggGATATCGAGTGTTGGATATCATATATTTATAACTAAGTGGATATTTATACTAGTTGGGGGTGAGATTTCTTCGAAGAGAAAGAAACAAAGATGTGtcactctcttgaccatggagCCACGATATGTGGATCTCGCTTCCACTAGCCAAGA
The Vicia villosa cultivar HV-30 ecotype Madison, WI unplaced genomic scaffold, Vvil1.0 ctg.005052F_1_1, whole genome shotgun sequence DNA segment above includes these coding regions:
- the LOC131642459 gene encoding uncharacterized protein LOC131642459, yielding MHAVKNFMEKSWNFVALPELYFNEAGYFIVRFKDYEDQCKVMEQGPYFIYGKLIFLKHWSIDFELKADLLRVLPLWITLLNLPLYLWGEKSISKISSVVGNPITTDECTARKLRISYARVLVEVDITRPVKDSITIRDHSGKEWEKKVEYEWRPKYCQTCLNIGHDCATKKVTALQKVWQQKPKEPEHKDKRTEVEDKNKEEGDENWTQVSSNRNDKAKKKIVLTPPDDMVVQNVFTPLGIGVNLVGETSKCK